The genome window AAAGACGAAGAGATCGATCCAGAGGACGAATCCTCGGCCCGACTCCTGTTGAACCTTCAGGACGATACGGCGATCGCGATCGCGAAGATCGTCGCCGCCTACGACGACGGGCAACTCGATGACGAGGAAGCGCTCGCCGAGATCGCAGACGTCCGCGAAATCGTCCTGAGCGAGGTCGACGTCGAGGACGAGGAGAAACTCATCCTCGTCGACGGCGTTCAGACAAGCCTCGTCTGTGTCTTCTTCGCCGCCGAGGAGTACGTCGCCGGCGGCCCCGCCGAAGAGGGAAGCATCGCCGACTACCTCGGTGCGGCCGCCGACGCCGAAGCCGAAGAGGAACTCGACGCCGCACTCGGCTACGCTGCCCAGGCGGGTACCCTGATCATCGACGGGAACGATCTCGATATTGCGATCGCCGAAGAACTCGAGTACGGACTCGTCACCGAGTGGATCAACGGCCTCGACAGCCTCCAGAGCGCGATGAGCGATCCGGAGGTCGTCGAAGAAGACGAGTAGGGGACATCTGTTTTCGCCGTTGTTCTCGAGCCGACAAGCGTTTACGTTAGTTGTGACTATCGTGTCGTATGATGCGTTGGGGGGACGAGCGTGCGGTAACGGTCCAGATAGGGGCCGTGTTACTGCTCGCGATTCTCTTTACGGCCCTGGCGCTGTATCAGGTCAACGCCGTCCCCGCCGAGAACGAAGTCGTCGAGATCGAACACAACGAAGACGTTCAAGCGGACCTCCAGCAGGTCCGCAACGCGATCGTCTCGGTTCCCGGTGGCAACAGCGGCGAGTCCCGATCCGTGTCGCTCGGAACCTCGTATCCAACGCGAACGTTCGCGATGAATCCCGGACCAATGTCTGGATCGTTAGAAAGCGAGCAGCTCGGAGATATCGAAATCAAAAACGCGGAGCCAGTCGACGATTCCGATCAAATCGTCGACGACTGGGAAGAGGGTTACCCCACCTACGGACTCACGTACACGCCCGGCTACAATGAGTACCAGGATGCTCCACAGACGAGATACGAACACGGTCTCCTGTACAATCACCATCCGAACGACGAGCGACTGAACGTGGGCGGCCAGTCCCAACTCGTCGTCGACGGCGACGAAATCACGATCGTTACGCTTCAAGGGAACTACTCAGAGTCCGGCCAGGGGACCGTTTCAGTCGACGTTCGTGAGTTCAGTACCTCGACGAACACTGTCGGCGTCGAAAGCGACGACGACGATCCGATGGAGATAACGCTCCCGACGAACAGCCCAGATAACTGGAGTGATACATTCTCCGAAACGACCGACTACAACATCACCACCAACGACGACAGCGTAACCGTCGAGTTCAACAACACAGAACGAACGTACGACCTCCGAATGGCAGAGGTTGGGGTCGGAGATGCGACTCGAGAAAGTCCGGAAGAACGGGTCGAATACATCGCCGAACTTTCAGGCACTGATTCGACAGTCCTCGAGTTCAGAGACCGGTTCAACAATCCGGTGTCGAACGCAGAGATTCGTTCGATCGAGGATATCGAGGGCTTGACCGAGGAGATCGTAAACGTCGACAATCTCCCAGAATCGACGGGAAGTGACGGACGGGTCTCTCTCGAGGAAGCAGACTCTGTTCCAACCTCATCGCAGAAGTATACGTGGATTGAAGAGACGGATTCAGATGGGGAGGCAACAGTCGAACTGGATGTGGATTCCAATGCTTTGGAGCAGGATGATGTTGTGGTCAGCACTACTGTCATGTCCGAAGAAGATAGTGAAGCGACATTCGCCGAGATTATAGATGTCGATCTCGAGGGAGATAACCCGGAGATATCAGTGAGGGCTTGGAAGCTATTTAGCGATACTGTTGAGGGCCCTATTATTGGACTTCCGATTGGTGAAGAAGTCGAATTCGACGTAGCGTCTAATACTAATGTGCATATTGTCGCTACTGTTGATTCCGATGAAGAAGACCTAGATAACGGAGAAAATGGCGGGTCAGAGCCACCGCCTAATGGTGATAGCGATACAGAACTCCCGGACGGTGCCGTCGCGTTCAATGACGAAAGTGGTGCAGGACAGTATGAAGAGGGAGAAGAGACATACACCGAATCAGACTTAGAGTCGTTTGATGACGATTCGGCTGACCTCCGGATTAAAAGAGACATCACATCTGGTTCAGAAGGATTCGATATCTCTGCCCAAACGGTCCACATCGGGTCTGATACGGACATTTCGACCGATGGAACTAACGCCGAGATACAGGTGCAAGCAGAGAACGGAATTGAGATGGGGTCCTCTACAGTATCGACTGAGGGAACTAACGCTGAGATACAGATGCAAACTGAAGGAAATATCGCGATGTCTTCCTCTACAGTATCGACTGAGGGAACCAACGCTGAGATACAGATACAAGCAGGGGGAACAATCAGTATGCAATCTGCCGAAGTCACAACTCAGGGGAATAATGCAGAAATCAGTATCAGTGCTGCGGGAGCAATTGACCAGGCAGGGGCAACTGTGCTGGCTGAGAACGCAGGCGAGACGATAGAGTAACTAGTCTGTGTGTCAAATCGATAAATATGGCTCTTTTCGCCAATTTAATCTGATTTAAAGATATAACGCTGTTAAAAAGTTCCCCAACAACTCCTTATAAGTAAATTTGCTTTAGAAATCATAACTAAATAAACCAGAGGTCCGGTCGTCAATCGTCGAAACACTAAACGACAATACCATATATCCTCGTCAACAGTATCCGGCTATGACAGCAGTCGGTATCGACGCGATCGAGGTCTGGACCGGGAATCTCAAACTCGACTTGCCCGGCACGTTCGCGCCGCAGAAGGGCGAAGATCCCGAGAAGTACACGAAAGGACTCGGGCTCAACGCCAGTTCCTTCCCTGACAGTTACGAGGACATCGTCACGATGGGGGCCAACGCCGCCCACCGGCTGATGGAGCGCAAAGGCCTCGAGCCCGACGATATCGGCCGCATCGACGTCGCGACCGAGAGCGCCTTCGACAACTCGAAGCCGGTTTCGACGTACGTCGCTGGCTGTCTCGAGCAGGTCTTCGACGGGGACTTCCATCATGCGAACAAGGGCGAGCGAAAGTTCGCCTGTATCGCAGGGACTCAGAGTCTCGACGATGCGTATAACTGGATCAAGGCGGGCCGGAATCGCGGTCGTGCGGCGCTCGTGATCGCGACCGATACGGCACTGTACGCCCGTGGGGACGCCGGCGAGGCGACCCAGGGTGCGGGTGCCGTCGCGATGTTGATCACCGAGGAGCCGGGCCTCGTCGAACTCTCGACCGAGCAGGGCTACGGTTCGGCCGACGAGACGGACTTCTTGAAGCCAAATCAGCAGTTCCCGAGCGTCGACGGCAAGCGCTCGGTGAAGGTGTATCTCGCACGGATGCGCGAGGCGCTCGAGGATTACGAGAGCGTCGCGGGCGACGTCCACCCCGACGACCTCGCGTTTATCCCGTTCCACACGCCGTTCCCGGGGATGGTCCGGAAAGCCGGCCTGCTCGGCTACCGCCACATCACGCGGGATACGGCGATCGAAGACGACCTGGCCGAAGAGATCGGACGCCAGCCACGGGCGGAGGCGTTCGACGACGAGGAGTCCTACCACGACGCGCTGCGTGAGTACATGGACGCGCTCAAAGGCACCGAACGCTACCGAGAGTGGTACGCACAGACGATCGATCCGACGCTCGAGGTCTCGCGTGAGGTCGGCAACTGGTATACGGGCTCGGTCCACCTCGCACGCACGAGCGCGTTGAAACATGCTTTCGAGGCAGGTCGTGACCTGGCGGGCGAGACGCTTCTCGTCGGCTCCTACGGCAGTGGTGCCCAGGCCGAGATCCACGCCGAAACCGTCTGTGACGGCTGGGAAGCCGAGATCGAGGCGCTGAACGTCGACGAACAGCTCGCCGCACGATATGACATGAGCTGGGCGGACTACGAACAGATCCACGACGCCCACAACCACGATATGGACGTCGACGTCGAGGAGTTCACCGCGCCCGACGCCGAATTCGTCTTCGACGGCTGGGGTCGGATGGGCGAGCGAAAGTACCGCTACGTCGACTGACGGACGTTACCGAACCGTCGAATCCACCCGTTCTCGATCGTCACACCGTGTCCGGCTGTCAGCGTATTCTCGGGTGTCACACTGTCTTTGGCTCTTGTATTGGGCTCGGCTGTCAGACTGTGCGTTCCTCACTGGCTCCGGTAGGTCTCGAGCGGTGACCGAAATGCACTACCCCGTCCAGTCGCTATGTCGACTACCGACCGGCCTCATGAGTTGAAAAGCTATGGATCCGTTCACGCTCCTCGGGATCGATGTGGTATTGTTTCTTCTCATCGGCGTCCTCGCCGGAGCCCACTGTATCGGGATGTGTGGACCGCTCGTGACCGTCTATTCCAGTCGGATGACGGCGAAGACGGACGGCGGGACCGCGACGGGACGCCGTACCGACCGGGGACGAGGCCATCTCACGACCTACGCGGTTCGCCAGCACGCGCTGTTCAACCTCGGACGAACCGCCAGTTATACGCTGCTTGGTGCGGCCTTCGGCGCGCTCGGTGGCCTTCTGTTCATTACGGCTGCACAGCTGACCACCGTCGTCGATTGGCTCCGGGGCGGGCTCGGGCTCGTAATCGGGGGGTTCGTCATCCTTACCGGCGTCTACTACCTGCTGGGACGGACGACCGGCGGCGTCTCACTGCCGGGCCTCGAGCGGGTGACCGGCTGGCTCACCGGCTACGTCGACCGGCTGGCGAACGGCCCCGGCATCGTCGGTCTCGGTGCAATTCATGGGCTGTTGCCCTGTCCGGTCCTGTACCCGGCGTATCTCTACGCGTTCGCTATCGGGTCGCCGACCGGTGGCGCGGTCGCGCTCGCGGCGCTCGGGATCGGGACGATTCCGGCGGTCTTCGCCTATGGCACCGTCATCGACCGCGTCGATGTCGCCCACCGTCGGCGAGTGCACCGACTGCTTGGGCTGGGGTTCATCCTCCTCGGCTACGTCCTGTTCGCTCACGGACTGATGAGCCTGGGTATCCACCTCCCACACCCCGAGTTGCCGTTCTACGACGCTATCGACGCACCGGGTGCGGGCGGCCACGACCACCACTGACCGGTTGCGGACAGAGAACCAGACCAGATCCACGATGACAGACGATCTCACGACCGACGACGGCTGCACGCTCTGTGACCTCCCGGTCGAGGGCAGCGGCGTGATCGACGACGGGAACGCCTTCTGCTGTGTCGGCTGTCGGGACGTCTACGACGTCTTAGGTGACGTCGAAGCGGTCGACGCCGCGGACGTACGGGCTCGAGCGGTCGACTCCCCGGACGAGCACGAGCGGCCGCCCGGCTACGAGACGACGTTTCTCGAGGTCGACGGGATGTACTGTGCGAGCTGTGAGGCGTTCATCGAGTCGGTCGCGACAGCGAGCGAGGGCGTCAGCGCCGCGAGCTCGAGTTACGTGACGGATACGGTACGGATCGACCACGATCCGGAGACGATCTCTCGCGATGACCTGAAAGAGCGAATCAGCGGGCTCGGCTACAGCGCCTACGACCGGGACGACGCCTTCAGTCGTCGACGGGCGGACGACTGGGAGATGGCACGCCTCGCCGTTGGCGTGCTCATGGGAATGATGGTGATGATGCAGTATCTGGTCATCATCTACCCGACGTACTTCGGAGCGTGGTTTTACGACGAACGGACGATGGAGTTCTTCGAGGCGACGCTCGCCAGCGAGCTAGCAACGCCGTTTTATCTGATGATCGCGGCGCTGACGACGATCATCCTCGTCTTCACCGGTCGACCGATCCTCCAGGGTGCGTACGTCGGCATCAAAACCCGGTCGCCGAACATGGATCTACTCGTCGCCATCGCGGCTGTCGGCCCATGGCTTTACAGTACGATTTCGATCGTCGTCGGAGGGCCGCACATCTTCTACGACGTAACCGTCGCGGTCGTGGTCGTCGTCACCCTCGGCGGCTACTACGAGTCGACGCTCAAAGCGGAGGCGACCGAACGGCTCTCGGATCTGACGACCGTGCAGGTCGACGCGGCCCGTCGTCTCGAGGGTGACGGCCACGAGGAGGTCCCGGTCGGGGACCTCGAGCCGGACGACCGTGTGAGCGTCCGGGCGGGTGAACGGATTCCGATCGACGGCGACGTGATCGACGGCGAGGCAGCGGTCGACGAGGCGGTCGTCACCGGGGAGTCACTGCCCGTAACGAAGATGACCGGCGATCCAGTCGTCGGCGGCTCGATGGTCGAAGACGGCGCGGTCACGGTTCGCGTCGGCGAGGATGCGACGAGCACGCTCGATCGAATCACCGAACTCGTCTGGGATCTCCAGAGCACGAGCCATGGGATCCAGAAAATCGCCGACAAGCTTGCGACGATTTTCGTCCCGCTCGTCCTCGCGCTCGCGCTCGTCGTCACGGTTGCCCACTTCGCACTGGGTACTGGGTTCGCCGCGTCCTTGCTCGTCGGGCTCACCGTCGTCATCGTCTCCTGTCCCTGTGCGCTCGGACTGGCGACGCCGATGGCCGTCGCTGCGGGCATCCGGGACGCCCTCGAGCGATCGATCGTCGTCTTCGACGATAGCGTCTTCGAGCGCGTTCGCGAGGCCGACACCATCGTCTTCGACAAGACCGGGACGCTGACCACCGGCGAGATGAGCGTCGTCGAGAGCCGAGTCGACGACCGCCTCCTCGAGCAGGCGGCGCTGCTCGAGTCGCGGTCGGCCCATCCGATTGGACGGGCGATCGCCGACGAGCGGCCGACCGACACCATCGCCGACGGCGGCGCGGTCGAAGCCGTCGACCCCAGCACGGATGACAACGTTGACGTGGTCGACGACCGTGTCGACTCGTTCGAGAGCCACCGAAACGGCGTCTCGGGGACGGTCGACGGCGACGAGGTCGTCGTCGGCCACCCTGACCTCTTTCGCGATCGAGGGTGGGACGTTCCCGACGCGCTCGAGAGTGAGATCGACGAGCGCCGGGAGACGGGACGTGTCCCGGTTGCCGTTGGCCGAAACGGGATGGCGGAGGGTGTTGTGGTCGTTGGGGACGTTCTCAGGGGAGGCTGGGACGAAACGCTGTCGGCGATCTCGAAGACGGACACCGAGGTCGTCGTCCTGACGGGAGACGACGAGCGGGCGACGGACCAGATTCGAGCGCATCCAGCGGTCGAACGCGTTTTCGCCGGCGTCCCTCCCGAGGGGAAAGCCGAGACGATCGATCGCCTCAGTGGCCGCGGAGTGACCGTGATGGTCGGCGACGGGACGAACGACGCGCCCGCACTCGCGACCGCGGATCTTGGCATCGCGCTGGGCGGCGGCACCGCGATGGCCGCCGACGCGGCTGACGTCGCACTCGTCGACGACGACCTCGCGTCGGTCGAGACGGTGTTCGACCTCGCGCGAGCGACCGACCGACGCGTCAAAGGGAACATCGGCTGGGCGTTCTGTTACAACGCCGTCGCAATCCCACTCGCCGTCACAGGCCTGTTCAACCCCCTGCTGGCGGCACTCGCGATGGCAGCCAGTAGCATCCTCGTCGTCAGCAACTCCTCGAGACCGCTGTTGAAAGACTGAGTCCCCAGCTCGCTGGTCCTCGAGCATCGGCCCCAACTCGGCAGTGGAGTCATGCGTAAGGGGGTCGTATCGAGAGCCATGGCGGATCGCCTCGACCTGCCAGGTTGGCTCTCAGAGCGAAGCGCAATAACCGTGCTCGCGCTCGTGAGCGTCGTCCTCGGGTTGCTCGTCGTTCTTCCCTATCTCCAGTACGTCCTGCTGGCAGTGGTCCTCGCGTACGTGTTGATGCCGGCCCAGCGACGGCTCGAGGACGTCGTCGGGTCGATGACTGCCGCGTTAACGCTCGTCGCCGTCGCCGTCCTCGCGATCTTGCTCCCGCTCGGATACGTGCTGGCGATTGCCCTGCGTGAGGCCCTCGAGGTGGTCACGGCCTTTCAGGAGGGAAATCTGGACGTTCAGGCTGTCGAATCGCAACTCGAGTCGACAGGGCTCAGAGTCGATCTCGTCGACGTCTACCAGACCTATCAGGAACCGATCGCGACGGGCGTTCAGGGACTCGCGACGACGGCGATGGAGTTTGTCAGTGGGTTGCCAAGGATCCTGATCGGATTGACCGTGACACTGTTCGTCCTGTTTTCTCTCCTTCGGGACGGCGACCGATTGATCGCGTGGTCGTATCGAATCTCGCCGATCGAGGACCACGTCCAGCAGGAACTGTACCGGAAGCTCGATCAACTGATGTGGGCGTCCGTCGTCGGAAACGTCGCCGTCGCGGGCATTCAGGCGGTCTTGCTGGGAATCGGCCTGGCGGTGCTCGAGGTTCCGGCCGTCGTCTTCCTCACCGTTGCCACGTTCGTTCTCGCGTTGCTCCCGCTGGTCGGGGCGTTTGGCGTCTGGGTGCCCGTGTCGGTGTATCTTCTCGCGATCGATCAACCCCTGGCCGCGGCCGCACTCGTCGTCTACGGGTCGCTCGTCAGCGCCTCCGATACGTATCTCCGACCCGCGCTAATCGGTCGGTCGTCCGCGTTCAACTCCGCGATCGTCGTTCTCGGGATCTTCGGCGGCATCGTCGTCTTCGGCGCTGTTGGCCTCTTCATCGGCCCTGTCGTCCTTGGTGGGGCGAAGATCACGCTCGACGTCTTCGCTCGAGAGCGGGCACGAACGCTCGGCGAAAAGTGGGGGGATGTGGACGAAACTGGAGCGGACCCTGCAGTCGACACTGATTCGGAAACCGGTATCGGTTCAGGTGTCGACGGCGAGGACGGGAAAGTCAGCGAGACGGCGACGAACGCTGAATCGACAACTGATGAGAGTGATACCGAACCGGAACTCGAGGAAGACAACGAAAACGGAGCCGACGAGGTAGACAGCGATCCAACGCGAGAAAGCAGCGCTGACGTGTCTACCGGTCGCCCCACGAGCGAGCACGACCCGGCCGACGGGTGAGACTGGAGTCAAACTCGGACCGGAACCGCTGCAGCGAGCCAGTGGCTCTCAGAGCGACGTCGGACCGGCACTCGTCACTGCCGGGAACGGGTGCGTTAATTATCCCCTAGCAACAACCCTCTGGTATCGTGTCTCGAATCGAATCTCGCGTTCGATGCGGGAGGGAAGAACACAGATCGCTCGCTCGAGATACACCGTAACTATGCACGGATCACAGCCCACGGGGAGTCCGTATGCCCCCCACACGGACGAGGAAGGAGCGGCAATGCTCGAGGCGGTCGACGCCGAAACGGCCGACGATCTCTTCGACATTCCGCCTGAAGTACAGTTCGACGACGAGTTCGGGATCGATTCGCGAACGGAACGAGAAACGCGGCGACTCGTTCGATCGATCCTCGACCGAAACGACGAGCTAATCGAACTGCTCGGACGAGGCCACTACGGCTACTACGTCCCCTCGCTCGTCGACCACCTCGCCGATCGGTCGGAGTTTCTCACCTCCTATACCCAGTACCAGCCCGAGGTTTCCCAGGGATTCTTGCAGGTGCTGTTCGAGTACCAGTCGCTTCTGGTCGAGCTTACGGGGCTCGAGATCGCCAACTGCTCGATGTACGATGCGGCGACCGCACTCGGCGAAGCCGCGACCCTCGCAGACCGGGTCCGCAGCGTGAACGGCCACCGCGTACTCGTCCCCGACCTGTTGCTCGAGGGACGACGCAGCACCCTCGAGAACTACGTTGCCGGAACGGATCTCGAGGTCGAATCGTACCCGACTGCGGACGCAAACGTCGACCTCGAGGCGCTCGAGGACGCCGTCGACGACGACGTGGTGATGATCTACGCGGAGAACCCGACCGTCCGCGGAACGATCGAAGAGCACCTCGAGACCATCGGAGAGATCACAACGGACGCAAAGGCACTGTTCGCTCTGGGAACTGATCCGATCGCGCTCTCGTTGCTCCAGCGACCGGCAGACGTTGGCGTGGACGTCGTCGTCGGCGACGCGAGCGTCCTCGGTCTGCCAACGAGTTACGGGATGGGCCTCGGCCTCTTCGCGACGCGCGAAGAGTACCTGCGACAGGTTCCCGGTCGACTGGTCGGCGTGAGCGAAGACGACACCGACCGGCGAGCGTACACCCTGACCCTCCAGACCCGTGAACAGCACATCCGCCGCGAGCGAGCGACGAGTAACATCTGTACCAACCAGGCCTGGGTTGCCCTTCGAAGTGCCATACACGCCGCTGCGCTCGGCCCGAACGGGATGATCGACCTCGCGAAACGCGGCGTCACTCGCGCCGAATCCCTCGCCGACCGCGTCGACGACGTCGCCGGTGTACGTGCACCCGTCCACGATCGACGCCACTTCCGGGAGTTCGTCGCGCGCGTCGACCAGCCTGCGTCGGCCGTCGCCGCCGACCTCGAGGAGCGAGGCTTTGCGGTCCACGTCGTCGACGACCACGAGATCCAGCTCTGTGTCGCCGGGGTTCCAGACGACGAACTCGACGGCTTCGTCGCGGCGCTCGAGGAGGTGGTTCGATGAGCGAGCGAACCGACCAGCAGGTCCGATACGACCAGGCGCGCTACGTCGAGGACGGCCACTACGAACCGTTACTCGCCGAGAAGGACCTCACCAGCGCCGAGATCGACGGCGACGACACGGACAGCCCACTTCCCGACGACCTGACCCGGG of Natrarchaeobaculum sulfurireducens contains these proteins:
- a CDS encoding DUF2150 family protein — encoded protein: MSNPPTEFYSEERWQNWIDRIKDEEIDPEDESSARLLLNLQDDTAIAIAKIVAAYDDGQLDDEEALAEIADVREIVLSEVDVEDEEKLILVDGVQTSLVCVFFAAEEYVAGGPAEEGSIADYLGAAADAEAEEELDAALGYAAQAGTLIIDGNDLDIAIAEELEYGLVTEWINGLDSLQSAMSDPEVVEEDE
- the hmgB gene encoding hydroxymethylglutaryl-CoA synthase; translated protein: MTAVGIDAIEVWTGNLKLDLPGTFAPQKGEDPEKYTKGLGLNASSFPDSYEDIVTMGANAAHRLMERKGLEPDDIGRIDVATESAFDNSKPVSTYVAGCLEQVFDGDFHHANKGERKFACIAGTQSLDDAYNWIKAGRNRGRAALVIATDTALYARGDAGEATQGAGAVAMLITEEPGLVELSTEQGYGSADETDFLKPNQQFPSVDGKRSVKVYLARMREALEDYESVAGDVHPDDLAFIPFHTPFPGMVRKAGLLGYRHITRDTAIEDDLAEEIGRQPRAEAFDDEESYHDALREYMDALKGTERYREWYAQTIDPTLEVSREVGNWYTGSVHLARTSALKHAFEAGRDLAGETLLVGSYGSGAQAEIHAETVCDGWEAEIEALNVDEQLAARYDMSWADYEQIHDAHNHDMDVDVEEFTAPDAEFVFDGWGRMGERKYRYVD
- a CDS encoding sulfite exporter TauE/SafE family protein, whose protein sequence is MDPFTLLGIDVVLFLLIGVLAGAHCIGMCGPLVTVYSSRMTAKTDGGTATGRRTDRGRGHLTTYAVRQHALFNLGRTASYTLLGAAFGALGGLLFITAAQLTTVVDWLRGGLGLVIGGFVILTGVYYLLGRTTGGVSLPGLERVTGWLTGYVDRLANGPGIVGLGAIHGLLPCPVLYPAYLYAFAIGSPTGGAVALAALGIGTIPAVFAYGTVIDRVDVAHRRRVHRLLGLGFILLGYVLFAHGLMSLGIHLPHPELPFYDAIDAPGAGGHDHH
- a CDS encoding heavy metal translocating P-type ATPase, producing MTDDLTTDDGCTLCDLPVEGSGVIDDGNAFCCVGCRDVYDVLGDVEAVDAADVRARAVDSPDEHERPPGYETTFLEVDGMYCASCEAFIESVATASEGVSAASSSYVTDTVRIDHDPETISRDDLKERISGLGYSAYDRDDAFSRRRADDWEMARLAVGVLMGMMVMMQYLVIIYPTYFGAWFYDERTMEFFEATLASELATPFYLMIAALTTIILVFTGRPILQGAYVGIKTRSPNMDLLVAIAAVGPWLYSTISIVVGGPHIFYDVTVAVVVVVTLGGYYESTLKAEATERLSDLTTVQVDAARRLEGDGHEEVPVGDLEPDDRVSVRAGERIPIDGDVIDGEAAVDEAVVTGESLPVTKMTGDPVVGGSMVEDGAVTVRVGEDATSTLDRITELVWDLQSTSHGIQKIADKLATIFVPLVLALALVVTVAHFALGTGFAASLLVGLTVVIVSCPCALGLATPMAVAAGIRDALERSIVVFDDSVFERVREADTIVFDKTGTLTTGEMSVVESRVDDRLLEQAALLESRSAHPIGRAIADERPTDTIADGGAVEAVDPSTDDNVDVVDDRVDSFESHRNGVSGTVDGDEVVVGHPDLFRDRGWDVPDALESEIDERRETGRVPVAVGRNGMAEGVVVVGDVLRGGWDETLSAISKTDTEVVVLTGDDERATDQIRAHPAVERVFAGVPPEGKAETIDRLSGRGVTVMVGDGTNDAPALATADLGIALGGGTAMAADAADVALVDDDLASVETVFDLARATDRRVKGNIGWAFCYNAVAIPLAVTGLFNPLLAALAMAASSILVVSNSSRPLLKD
- a CDS encoding AI-2E family transporter produces the protein MADRLDLPGWLSERSAITVLALVSVVLGLLVVLPYLQYVLLAVVLAYVLMPAQRRLEDVVGSMTAALTLVAVAVLAILLPLGYVLAIALREALEVVTAFQEGNLDVQAVESQLESTGLRVDLVDVYQTYQEPIATGVQGLATTAMEFVSGLPRILIGLTVTLFVLFSLLRDGDRLIAWSYRISPIEDHVQQELYRKLDQLMWASVVGNVAVAGIQAVLLGIGLAVLEVPAVVFLTVATFVLALLPLVGAFGVWVPVSVYLLAIDQPLAAAALVVYGSLVSASDTYLRPALIGRSSAFNSAIVVLGIFGGIVVFGAVGLFIGPVVLGGAKITLDVFARERARTLGEKWGDVDETGADPAVDTDSETGIGSGVDGEDGKVSETATNAESTTDESDTEPELEEDNENGADEVDSDPTRESSADVSTGRPTSEHDPADG
- the gcvPA gene encoding aminomethyl-transferring glycine dehydrogenase subunit GcvPA; the protein is MHGSQPTGSPYAPHTDEEGAAMLEAVDAETADDLFDIPPEVQFDDEFGIDSRTERETRRLVRSILDRNDELIELLGRGHYGYYVPSLVDHLADRSEFLTSYTQYQPEVSQGFLQVLFEYQSLLVELTGLEIANCSMYDAATALGEAATLADRVRSVNGHRVLVPDLLLEGRRSTLENYVAGTDLEVESYPTADANVDLEALEDAVDDDVVMIYAENPTVRGTIEEHLETIGEITTDAKALFALGTDPIALSLLQRPADVGVDVVVGDASVLGLPTSYGMGLGLFATREEYLRQVPGRLVGVSEDDTDRRAYTLTLQTREQHIRRERATSNICTNQAWVALRSAIHAAALGPNGMIDLAKRGVTRAESLADRVDDVAGVRAPVHDRRHFREFVARVDQPASAVAADLEERGFAVHVVDDHEIQLCVAGVPDDELDGFVAALEEVVR